In Onychostoma macrolepis isolate SWU-2019 chromosome 06, ASM1243209v1, whole genome shotgun sequence, one DNA window encodes the following:
- the otos2 gene encoding otospiralin-like has product MFRLCFSLFLCLVWLGLLCLSEAVENQAESREKRSVPNWALTSSDFFGWIEELRSHAGYDKIEELARTFWAHFPSASRLGYDPPAPEE; this is encoded by the exons ATGTTTCGTCTGTGTTTCTCACTCTTCCTGTGTTTGGTTTGGCTTGGACTGCTCTGTCTCTCAG AGGCAGTGGAAAACCAAG CTGAATCGAGGGAAAAACGGAGTGTGCCTAACTGGGCGCTGACATCTTCAGACTTTTTCGGCTGGATTGAAGAGCTGCGTTCTCACGCTGGCTATGACAAGATTGAGGAATTGGCCAGAACCTTCTGGGCTCACTTCCCTTCCGCCAGCCGCCTCGGTTACGACCCTCCCGCTCCAGAAGAATAA
- the ecrg4b gene encoding augurin-B yields MSLHSLCVQAVLLISILSLCSPSGGSSGSRLQRILMKRDAKELEARPKVQIAVSQPKAKEFLSVFHRPKRNVWDRSRPDVQQWIQQFMYMGYDEARLETDLSYWMDQARSNDQGRQHHHDENAPMSQQDPSSYRHGANVNYDYY; encoded by the exons ATGTCACTCCACAGCCTCTGTGTTCAAGCCGTCCTTCTCATAAGCATCCTGTCtctctgctcaccctcag GTGGTTCATCTGGGAGTAGACTACAGAGGATCCTCATGAAACGAGATG CAAAGGAGCTGGAAGCCAGGCCTAAAGTACAAATCGCAGTGTCACAGCCCAAGGCTAAAGAGTTTCTGTCAGTTTTCCACAGGCCTAAGAGAAACGTATGGGACCGGAGCCGTCCTGATGTCCAGCAGTGGATCCAGCAGTTCATGTACATGGGCTACGATGAAGCA AGACTGGAGACTGATCTCTCCTATTGGATGGACCAGGCCAGATCAAATGACCAGGGCCGGCAGCATCATCATGATGAGAATGCCCCTATGAGCCAACAGGACCCCAGTTCCTACAGACACGGGGCTAATGTCAATTATGATTACTATTAA